A section of the Lepus europaeus isolate LE1 chromosome 10, mLepTim1.pri, whole genome shotgun sequence genome encodes:
- the PAX1 gene encoding paired box protein Pax-1 yields MKFTLGLGSRAWRVSWERTAAAAAAGPGAGGAPRVCSPRPGRRGSRLARALPLCLAPGGGARALPDCAGPSCRRSGARLLAGPRAMEQTYGEVNQLGGVFVNGRPLPNAIRLRIVELAQLGIRPCDISRQLRVSHGCVSKILARYNETGSILPGAIGGSKPRVTTPNVVKHIRDYKQGDPGIFAWEIRDRLLADGVCDKYNVPSVSSISRILRNKIGSLAQPGPYEASKQPPPQPALPYNHIYQYPYPSPVSPTGAKMGSHPGVPGTAGHVSIPRSWPSAHSVSNILGIRTFMEQTGALAGSEGAAYSPKMEDWAGVNRTAFPATPAVNGLEKPALEADIKYSQSASGLSAVSGFLPACAYPASNQHGVYSAPGGGYLAPGPPWPPAQGPPLAPPGAGVAVHGGELMTFKHPSREVADRKPPSPGSKATDTLSSLHGLPIPASTS; encoded by the exons ATGAAGTTCACCCTGGGCCTGGGGTCGCGGGCGTGGAGAGTGTCCTGGGAGCGgacggcagcggcggcggcagccggccccggggcgggcggggcaCCGCGCGTCTGCAGCCCGCGGCCGGGCCGCCGCGGCTCTCGGCTCGCGCGCGCGCTCCCTCTATGCCTCGCCCCCGGCGGCGGCGCCCGAGCTCTCCCGGACTGCGCCGGGCCCAGCTGCCGCCGCTCCGGCGCCAGGCTGCTGGCTGGCCCGCGCGCTATGG AGCAGACGTACGGCGAGGTGAACCAGCTGGGAGGCGTGTTTGTCAACGGCCGCCCCCTGCCCAATGCCATCCGCTTGCGTATCGTGGAGCTGGCGCAGCTGGGCATCCGACCCTGTGACATCAGCCGGCAGCTCCGCGTCTCCCACGGCTGCGTGAGCAAGATCCTGGCGCGCTACAACGAAACTGGCTCCATCCTACCAGGCGCCATCGGCGGCAGCAAACCGCGCGTCACCACCCCCAACGTGGTCAAACACATCCGGGACTACAAGCAGGGAGACCCCGGCATCTTCGCCTGGGAGATCCGCGACCGGCTGCTGGCCGACGGCGTCTGTGACAAATACAACGTGCCCTCAGTGAGCTCCATCAGCCGCATTCTTCGCAATAAGATTGGCAGTCTGGCGCAGCCCGGGCCCTACGAGGCGAGCAAACagccgccgccgcagcccgcGCTGCCCTACAACCACATCTACCAatacccctaccccagccccgtGTCGCCCACGGGCGCCAAGATGGGCAGCCACCCCGGGGTCCCGGGCACGGCGGGCCATGTCAGTATCCCGCGCTCGTGGCCCTCGGCGCACTCGGTCAGCAACATCCTGGGCATCCGGACTTTCATGGAGCAAACAG GGGCCTTGGCCGGGAGCGAAGGCGCCGCCTACTCCCCCAAGATGGAAGACTGGGCCGGCGTCAACCGCACCGCCTTCCCCGCCACCCCGGCCGTGAACGGGCTCGAGAAACCCGCCTTGGAGGCGGACATTAAATACAGCCAG TCGGCCTCCGGCCTTTCCGCTGTGAGCGGCTTCCTCCCGGCCTGCGCCTACCCGGCCTCCAACCAGCACGGCGTATACAGCGCGCCAGGCGGCGGCTACCTCGCGCCTGGTCCTCCGTGGCCGCCGGCGCAGGGCCCCCCGCTGGCGCCCCCCGGGGCCGGCGTCGCGGTGCACGGCGGGGAGCTCATGACCTTCAAGCACCCCAGCCGAGAAG TGGCCGATCGGAAACCCCCCAGTCCCGGCAGCAAGGCGACGGACACCCTCAGTAGCTTACACGGACTGCCCATCCCGGCTTCGACCTCCTAG